AAACTGCAATTTTTGATTCTGTATGCTTCAACCCACCTTTACTTCATATAGCTGAGCATGGTTGCCTATTTGTATTCTTTCTGTGCAGGTTGTGTCTGGTGGTGTTGCATCAAATCAATATGTTCGGGCTCAACTTGATCAGGTTGTCCAGAAAAACAACTTACAACTTGTATGCCCTCCTCCCAGCCTTTGTACAGACAACGGTAATTCATTTTATCTCATTTTGGCTCAACTTGTGGTGTTGGTGATGTGAATTCTAAATTGATAAAGAAGGGCCTGAGCATATTAATCATTTGTAGCTGAAATGACTGGATTCTTTggattaaaagaaaatgttaACCCGTAGTTGGCCATCACCAAAAAGATGTGGAAAAATACCTATTGGTGAAGACTAATTCCTACATGTTAACCTGGTTCCCTTTATATACAGAGATCCCCATATTTATTGCTTGTCTACAGTGAAGACtaatccttagattttaaacTGACTAGGTGTAATGGTGGCATGGACTGGCATTGAGAACTTTTGTATGGGAAGATTTGATCCACCACCACCTGCGGATGAACCTGAAGATATTGAGGTTTGTTAAAAATTTTTGATCCCTATGATTGCTTATCATCAAGTTTCTATTCAGTTGTTCATTTACTATATCCGGAtctctttttatttaatttttacctGTGCAACTCTCACTGGTTGAGACTTCCTACTTTCATTTGCTGTAGTGTGGCTTGGTATTTTCAACTTCTTACTTTTgccaccaaaaagaaaaagccaTTGATAGGAAGAAAAGAACTTATATTTCCTAGTTCCTTGTTATTACCATAAGCCATTACTCCAGTGATATTTTGAAAAATGTGTTAATGCTTCATGTATCAGAAGAAGATATTGGATTCCCTGGTCGTAATAATGTAGGTCAGCTGATGTGTGAAAGTGTCGTCGATCCTAAGATTGGAAATATTGGGGTGGGTATATATTAGATTTTTGGCCCTCGTTAGCACGCAAATGTATGTTCATTATGTCCATTTATATAGCTATGCCAATAAACTCACATACCCAGTGAAGCTCCttatttttgtgtttggatAAGTTCTTGCCTAAAGCCGCTCGCTGCTTGGTTAGATAGGCATTGTGCACGTACTCTTATATTATTTCACCTGGAGCCTTTATCAGTTTGTTTATTATGCATCAGTTTGATCTACGGCCAAGGTGGCCATTGGGGGAAGAATACACTGAGGGAAGGAGTGAAGCTCGGTCAATGAGAACGGCCCGCATTCATCCATCTCTGACATCTCTCGTCCAAGCATCTTTGCAACAGAAACTATAGTCTCCATCTCCTAAATCTCCAGCCAGTTGATGAAGTTTCATTATCGGTGTAAAGTCAAGTTTTAGATTTGGGAAAATCGTTGGCTTCGATTGGAACTTTCTGGTGATGAAGAGAAGATTGATCACCACCAGTATGGCACTGGCTAAACAACACGATTGGGATCAAGCAAATGTTGTAGGAATGTTGTGATCAGTGTAATGCTGCCCTTGGTACCTTACAATCTGGTGCTTAAAACCTTGCGAGAACGTACCTAACTTTCCCATGTAATATATGGAAGATTGTGTCAAATTAATTCTTATTCATTTTGTACATGTAATAAAAAGGGTGTTCGATAATCCTTTCTGTTGTTACTTGAATGGATTGAAGGTCTGTTGAAACATTTTTAGCAGATGGCTGTCAAACCTATAGGTCcaatacttctttttttttttttttcgagatTTACATTTAATGGTTGAGATTAAAccactaaaaaaaatattttcatattttcatttAATCTCAACAATGTGATAGTTGGAAGGTTTATGGACGCTTAATCATTGTCAAATACACAATTATCTTaatggaatggaaaataagaaATACATCATATGTGTTAGGTTCGTAAAGTGAACTTAACGGTAAATTTACTTAAAATGAGGGTTGAACATTCATTTGACACGGTTCAAGTTCGGATTGAGTTTAACATGTTTTTAGCTCGTCCGAACCCGTAACCTTCCCCCATCTGAAAATCTAAAATATGCAAACATGTTTTTAGCTCGTCCGAACCCGTAACCTTCCCCCATCTGAAAATCTAAAATATGCAAACCCTTCTCACATGTGAAATTTACAAACTAATAAGAGTATATTCTCATCCAGCTCAGTTCGAATTGCCCCGTAACTTGGTACAAGCTGCTCATGAGCTCTTACGAGCTGAGAATGAAGCCTATACTCTCCCACTAAAAATTGCCGACAGATGATAAATCtgtaaaaattaagaaaaatatggtgaagttaattaaaattgaaaaacatgaaacaaaacCAGGGGCAATAAGGCCATATTGAAGATATTCTGCCTTTGTTATAGAAAATAGTGATGGAGTAAAAAGTTTTCCCTCCACTTTTCGGTTACCCTATTGGCATCCATATCTGAACTCAAAATTGAAAAGGCAGCAAAGCCACTCTCTTcttgtttctctaaaacacaacAATGGAAGTGGGAAGGTTACCGCTCTCAGCATCACAAAGAGGCAAGCTCATATCAGCGGGCTATACTACTCTGGCTTCGCTCTCATCCATCTCTCCCTCCGACCTCGCTCGAGGTAATCATCGCtcttctctctcattttctCACTTTTCTCAGCTGGGTTTCCCTCAGATTCGTAACTTATGTATCAATCGCCAAATTTCCGATGTAATTACTCTTAGTGCTTTCAAGTTTGCATAGCTTTGTtttgctaaatttttttttttttttatttgattttggtttacgGTTGTATATCATTCTTAGAAAGCTTGCAAGAGTAGTGGTGAAATAGAACTGGATTCGTGAGAAATTAAAGGACTTGGTTTGTGGGTAATTGAAGGATTCTTCAGATGACTGTCCTAATTGTAACAAATGATAGTTTACCCAATTGGAAAAAGATAGGAAATTGGGAGGTATTTTCGATGTTGTTGGAAGTCTGATATGATGGCTCGGGTGACCCGAGTTTGCATTTTGTTCGAGTCGGCTGTTTCTAGATACCTTTCAATGACAAGATTTTGAGTGTTACTGCAGTTACATGAAATaaatatgtgttttttttttatttatagatTTTAATGTTTCTACAATGGTTTTTATCTCACTGTTGTTACCTTCGTTATGGATCTCGTGTTAAAGTCCTTTTCTCCGTTTTCTCAAGTAAAATCTGTATTGATTCTGATGAAATTTTGGGATGTGATGATTGAAGTTTTGTAGCATTCTTTATTGTTTAACAGATTTACAAGTTCCAGAGAGTGAAGCTTTCGAAATGCTCAAGGTTGCAAAACTTGGTTGTGGGTTGGAACAGCCAGATAAACATACGGCTATTGTCAATGGTAATGACTTTCTTTGTTTAACCAATATGTAAACATATGATATGAATTTCTGTAAATCAAATACATTTTGTTCAGAATAATGGAAAATGTGAAATTCTAGTGTCCCTTTTTATCGGCCTTGCATGACTTCAGTAGGAAGCTCACTAGAGGGAAAGTACAAATATTTGACATGCATAATAAAAACCCCAGCTAAGTAGCCGGCCAcacaatttctttctttgtacaatGTGTTGTAAACACAATGCTATGGGCACAAAAAGAAGATGCGACATTTTCCTACTACTAACCTCACTCTCTGAGGAAGACTTACATTTGAGTTAAAGAGTATCAGAAGTAACTTTGATCCTGTCTCCTGCAGGTGCACAAACTGCTTGGGATATCCTCAATGAGGAGAGGTTGTTACCACGCATTACTACATCTTGTGCCGATCTAGACAAAATTCTCGGTGGGGGAATTAATTGTAAAGAAGTTACTGAAATTGGTTAGTCTATCAATTCCTAATCATTTATTGGAGTATGCTGTATGTTAGGGCAATACATTTGTGTCTTTGTGTTCATTTTTATGAGCACAAAACTGTGGCAAGCTTTTAATCGTCAGGAgatgattttctttgtttttttccccTGATTTTTAGGTGGAGTTCCAGGCATTGGTAAAACACAGCTTGGgtatgggttttttttttttttcccaatctATGTGTATACTCCTTTTATTGTTCTCCAGGGCATTGAATGCATACTTTGATTTGCAGGATTCAACTTGCAGTGAATGTGCAAATTCCTGTTGATTGTGGTGGCTTAGGTGGAAAAGCAGTATATATTGGTGAGTGAGTTAAAACCTTTTACCGTATCATTCTCTGTTCACAAATATTTCGTGTTGCATCCGGTCTTTAAATGGTACTTGCAGATACTGAAGGCAGCTTTATGGTGGAGCGGGCTCTACAAATTGCTGAAGCTTCTGTAGTAAACTGGTCATCTTATAGTGAACTTTTGCGGAAGGAATCCCAAGCTTGCCAAGTTGAAATACAGCCTACTGATATCCTGGAAAAGATATATTATTTTCGCATTTGCACTTCCACAGAGCAAATTGCCCTGATAAATTACTTAGACCAATTCATCTCGGAGCATAAAGATGTAGGTAGAGTATTTTGATCTGGAATATGCCTTAAGCATCTTCAAGAATTCTTTATGCATGATAGTTACCAATTTCATATGAGCATGTGTGTCTGATCTTTTTGGTGACAAATTAGTCAGACTTCTGGGTACACTTTTTCATGCGTCtccttgtttctttgtttgtccACTTTGGCTGATTAATTGTCCTTCTATGAACTGGAACTGGATTTCCAATTAGTTTATCATTGAATGCACTATATGTGGTATTCATCCTGGAAGTACTAATGTAACTCATTGCAGGTTAAGATTGTTATCATTGATAGTGTTACTTTTCACTTCCGCCAAGATTTTGAGGACTTTGCTCTCAGGAATCGATTACTTGGTGGAATGGCCTTAAAGTTGATGAACCTTGGAAAAAAGTACAATCTGGCGGTAAGCAAtagtttccatttcttgaaTTGAGTTCTGTAGTGAAGTCATCATATATTTCCAAATACCACAAAAGTTGTGTGATTTGAATGCAAAAGGAACAGTCAGCAACAAGACAATTTTTTGTCCTTCTGTCATTAATGGCCCATTGCAACATGCCAATATCAGTTACAAGTCTGTTTGCAAGCTCTTGGCCAGATCCGGGCATGTTTAGTATGAGCAACCAGAGCATGGTTGAGATTTTCAAATTAGTTTGGCTTGCATTAGTCCCTTATTTGTCAACACTGTGCACACAGGCTTCCCCTTAAGCTCATTATTTTCTAAAAGTTTGTTCTTAATGGACCCTTGGGGTTCTTTGTTGTGTTTTATCTTATCTTTCTTTGGTTCCAATATTTTTGCCTCTTGTTGTCTTTCGCAGGTTGTCATATTCAATCAAGTAACCACTAAGTGTACAGAAGGTTCATTCCAATTGAGTCTAGCATTGGGTAAGTTTTGTTCTCGATCATTCAAATCTCAATTTCTACTTTATCATTTCGCATCCTTGAGAGTTTTGCTTCATTTTATTTCCTAGGTGATAGCTGGTCACATTGTTGTACAAATCGAGTCATATTGTATTGGAATGGTGATGAACGGAATGCATACATAGACAAGTCACCTTCTTTACGATCCGCATCAGCCTCATTTTCTGTGACCAGTGGAGGGATTAGGAATTCTGCTTCAAAACACAAACGAATCAGAGTGATGTGAGGTCCCCATTATGATAAGCTACAAGATTGAGGTACGAGGTTTGTTTTTACTTTCTTCTGCTGTAGAAGGTATTTACTTCATTTTCTTCCAACACTATCTTTCTATGTACCCACTTTTGTGTACAGATAAAATCATTGGGAATAGAACCTGCAAAGAGAATGGAAGCCAGAATTGCAAATGATTGAGGAACAATATGTCCTTCATGGAACATTGAAATGCAGGTTGTATTGTGCATCAGATTGATTGTTATTCCAACTTTAACTGCTATTTAATTAGATACCTAATAGGTTGCAGTGCCTTGACTATTTGGTGCCACATATGTTTTGTAGATCAATGTTTCTTAATCCGCAGCCAACAATCCTTCATTAACAGAAATGTACCACTTAGTACTGGAATTCggaactaatttttttttttttttttaacaatattttattttagatACAATCGATGTGGCAGGATGCTATAGAATGTTGAGAGAGGAACGCATGTTTGAGAGAACATATAATATTGCTGAATGTTTATATATATCTGCTTATGTTTGGTGATGATCTAAATATCTTTTAGTTCTAGCAATTGGTCTTTGAAATTTGAAACTTGGGTGTGAGTGGTATTATTTTTCTGATGCATGGGGATCTATGTCTATGTATATTGTATCTAACTACTAGGTTTGTTGGATGATTTGACTTTGTTACTAAGGTTTGCAACatgccttttattttccaaggggTAGCTTTTATTACAAGGTATATGCAGAAACATTGCCTAGACCAGGTTGATGCTCCCATCTGGTTATGCTTCCGTATATGTGATCAAGTTTTATAtgatatttttctgttttatttatttatttttttgggttttacTAGATTCACATGAGAAGAGTAGCAGCCAAGTGCTAAAATATTTTggattattcttttcttttggatgATATATGCATGTGGAGAGCTtatataataataacaatatgtcagcagaaagaaaaaaaaagcaagatAATATAGAAAGAGTGCACTTGTCAAACATATGGTGCTGAAGTCGCAGCAAATTTTGAAGTATGGATGGAGTAGGAGTGTCAAAGTTTGAAAGACCAGGGGGTTAAATACTTAAATCTATAGCTTCCTAACCAACCTTTTACCAGTTATTGAACAAATCTTCAACTCTAAGGAATCTTATTAATATATTGTCACCTATACACCCATCAGATCCTCCACCaaactctttccacctttctCACAATTCAACAACCCACCAAGATTGGCACATCCTTGGATTCATACCATGGTTAGATGGCTGCTTATCAagttattttattcttttttttttttttttttttttggtcgaagggaagaatcaaagaagGCACAAGGCCACAACAACAGGAAGAAAAGTTATTTTATTCTTCATCATCaatttttgcttttcaaaaggaAGAAAAGTTTTATTAGGACTGTGTATGTCCTACAGATATCGTAATGGAACTGTCTGTTTTTCAAATGATCGCTCTATATAAACAAATAAACCAACTTCATTTATTTTACCGTTTTGGTACAACTACACAATTAGCGATTTAATTATTTtctaatctatactattattaagagaagagagagtttgtcagccaaaacagaaaaattttaccaaaatatccctcaaatattaaaaaatatttgaattgaaatatttgagaaaaataaaatagtcaattcacaaataaaataaaaacaaaaaaatttaacaaaaaaaatatatgcagTAATTTTCTCCAGAATCTGCGAAATAACTTTCCACATAATTATTCACACTCATAGAgtgtgtttggagtctagtTTACATTAACGCATCGATGCATAGTGGAGTGATTCATATTTTATAACTTGTGCCActcaaaataacaaaaaatgtCACTAACACTCTGGCGCCGGCGGACAAACCAAAGGTTACATTGGATGTTTGGAAGCAATCACCAAGAAATTAAAAAACCACTCAGATAAAATCAAAAAgtcaaaaagaggaaaaaaaacataaaaataaaaacataccaAAATAATTGGGTTTTTGACACCCCACCGAAATCTtagaaaaacattaaaaaaaacctCTCTAATTTCGGTCAAGAAAAATATAAGGCAGAGCATTTCCTAACCTCCCTACCCTCAGTCAACGGCCTAGATCGGTTACAACCCCAATCTAACGGTCAGCTCCAAACTCTACCTGTCCTTTTGTGTAGACGAGAAG
This portion of the Rosa chinensis cultivar Old Blush chromosome 1, RchiOBHm-V2, whole genome shotgun sequence genome encodes:
- the LOC112181458 gene encoding DNA repair protein RAD51 homolog 3, giving the protein MEVGRLPLSASQRGKLISAGYTTLASLSSISPSDLARDLQVPESEAFEMLKVAKLGCGLEQPDKHTAIVNGAQTAWDILNEERLLPRITTSCADLDKILGGGINCKEVTEIGGVPGIGKTQLGIQLAVNVQIPVDCGGLGGKAVYIDTEGSFMVERALQIAEASVVNWSSYSELLRKESQACQVEIQPTDILEKIYYFRICTSTEQIALINYLDQFISEHKDVKIVIIDSVTFHFRQDFEDFALRNRLLGGMALKLMNLGKKYNLAVVIFNQVTTKCTEGSFQLSLALGDSWSHCCTNRVILYWNGDERNAYIDKSPSLRSASASFSVTSGGIRNSASKHKRIRVM